The genomic region GAGCACACGCTCCCGCTCCTGTAACGCCCCCCATACCCGCGGCACGACCGCGGCCACCGGCTCGCCCGGCTCGGTCACGCGCAATGCTTGGCCGAGTTCGGCGAGCTGCTGAGCGATCAGGTCAGAATTCTCGGCGGCGATCCACCACACCACGTCGTAGTCGGTGGTGTGCCGGTGGGCGTACTCGATCACCGTGCTGCTCTTGCCCACACCGCCCATGCCCTCGATCGCCCGCACCACCACCGGGCCTTCGGCGAAGGCGTCCGCCAACTCCGTCAGCATCCCCTCGCGGCCGGTGAAACCCTGGACCCGAGCGGGCACCTTCCACACCCGGACACCACCCGCAGCCGCGCCCGCGTCAATGCCCGCGACATTCGGGAGGACTGCCGTGTCCGGCGGCGTGGGAGCGTGCAGTTCGGTCAGTGCGTGCACGACAGCGGTATCCAGCTCCGCCGGGGTTTTCACGATCTTCACCGTGAGGCCGCTGTCGAGTAGCAGTCGCCGCCGAAACGCCTCCTGACGGTCCCCGTACTCCGGGTCCCGGAACAACGGCCCCGGTCCTTCCGCCTCCTCGTCCAGCACGAACACCAGCCGCGGCTTTCCCAACTCCGTCGCCGCCTCGAACTCCAACTCCGTGTACGACAACGATGGCCGATCCACCACCGGCGACCCATACCGGAACCCCGCCACCAGCACGTACACATCGCAGTCGGCAACCCGCTGCCGACACAACGCCGCGGGGGTCTGTACGCCTGCGGCGAAATGCGCCATGTCCACCGGCGCATCCCGCAACCGCACCACAGCCCGCTCCGCCGCATCCACGAACGACCCGCCCACGGGATACTTCCGCAGCTCAGAGGTATGGCTCAGAAACACCCGCCGAGCCGACCCGCCCAACCGAACACCCCCACGCTCAGAGCACCGTCACGCTCACATCGTCGAAACAGTCTGGTGCGTTGCACCACAACATCCGCTCATCGGCATGACCCTGCGTCGCAGCGACAGGACTCACGACCGCCGGGTTTCCATGCGAGGCGATCTGCTTCAACGCGCGTCCCGCATGGCTTGAGCTTCGCCCTGGCTGATGGTCCGCATGATCCGAAGCTACTCCGCACATCAGCATGAGCGCGCCTCCTCTTGGCACACGATCAGCGGTATGAGCGGACATCAGAGGCAAAGTACTCGACAGCCCCCAAGCCCGTGAGCACACTGCGAGCGTGATCCGTTTTCGATTCCGTCTCAGACCGCTGGCCGACGTGGAGCCCTGGGGTGATCGCACCCTGCACTGGTTCGCTTTGACGGACGGCTGGTACTGGATCGAAGTGGACGGGCACAGGTTGTTCCACCACCCGGCGAACGCCGATGTCGGACAACCCTCACCTGTCGACTACTACGTCGTCCGCTTGTGGGAGGACGTCCAGGAAGTGCTGCCGGCTCTGCTGGAACCGGTGCCCGCGGATCTCGTCCACCTCATGACCAGTGATCAGGACGCGTGGTACGGAATGGCTGCTGAGGACGCGGAAACGGCTCTCGACTGGTACAGCAGCCATTTCATGTACACGAGTTACCTCGCCGCCTCCCCGTACATCCTGTGGTGGCGATCGGTCGCCGACCAGGACACGATCACCGTCGACTGGCGGCACCGCGCCGGGAGCGGAAGCGGACTTGATTGCACCGTGCCGAGGCGGGGACGGGCGACTGTCGCCACCGAAATGTTCCTGCGAGCCGTGGAGGAGTTCGACCGAGAACTGATTGCCGCTATGGACCAGCGCATCGCCGACATCGAGGCCGGCGGCCTGGCCGCGGACATCCGAGTCGACCTCGAGCAACTCCGCCACGAACACCGGCATCGTGCAGGATCCCTGGCGGCCGCCATGCGGCGCGTACCCGCCACAGATTGGACAGCCGTTCGCGAGGACGCCGCGCGTATCTTCTCGACGCGGACCCCGGACGTTCAGAAGCCGCTGGGATGGAGTGAGAGCCAGTCGGTGTGACGGTGTTTCACAGCGTCGCGGTCGACAGCCGTGGGCAGGAGGATGTCGGCGCCTCCGTCGTACGGGTGGTGGATCCGGTCGAAGGTCAGGCTTGTGATCATCACTCCAGCGGTGAGGTCGTCGGCCACAGCCCGAAGCAAGTCGTCCACCAGATCACGTCGCCAGGGCACGCGGCTTGCGTATAGATGGATGTAGGTGATGAAGTCCGGATCTGTTTCGTCCTCGTCGGTGCGCAAGGACGTCCAGTGACATGCACCGGGATGCCAGCGCGAATGACACTCGGGCAGCGCCGGAGGCTCGGGGCCGTCCGACCAGGTGGCTGTGACGATCCGGACTTCCTCCCCGCGGAACAGTTCGTCCAGGACCGTGTTGTAGCGGTGGAGCACGATGTCGTACTCGGAACTGTCATCGGGATAGCGCTTGGATTCCGGCAGGCTGTGGAAGCGCACCCACCGGTCCCGGTAGACGTGCTTCAAGTTGTCGGCCAGCGGAGGACAGTGGGGCCACTGCTGTTGCCACAGCACCGACAAGTCGTCAGACACGTGATTGTTTTCTCCAATGGATTGCGGACTTGTCGAATCCAGTCGACGAGGCTTGCTGAGTCTACGCACGCAGTCGTCTTCGTGCAGTCCATTTCCACTGTCGCCGAGTGATCGCGGGTGCGAGGAGCCGGACCATCCGATAGCCAAGGTGAGGTGGCCCGCTCCGATTTCAGGCGATGAACCGCAGATCGTTGAGGCCTCTGACCGGCCATCGCCGCTGGTGGTCAGACACTGGACCACGAGGCGGAGCAAGTCGGTAGCGGCCGGTCCTGGTGATCGTCGTACCGGTGCTGATCAGCACGGCGGTTGCGGTGCTGATCAAGCTGCTGGCCCCGGCACCGCGCAGGAACGCCTCGACGCGATACGTACGGGCTGGCCATCGGCGCCGTGATCACCCCGGCGTTGCCTTGCGACGTCAGCAGTCCACCGAGCACGACGCCACCGAACGCAGACTGACCGAGCTCACCGCCGCTTCTGGCGTGCGAGGCTCGCCAACCGCCGCCACGATCTCCCTGTCGACCAACCCACACCGCACTCGAGGGAAGATCCGATGGCCGGAGCGGTTCGCGTCCCCTGCGCCTGGAGGGCGTTGCTGGTTGTGCAAAGCACCTTCCATCAGCGGTGAGAAGCTCCCGGGACGGCGCTCCAAGATAAGGCCGCTGTACAAGCGGCACGACGAGCTGGTCTTCGGCACACCACGACCAGACCTGGCACAGACCGAACAGCAGGACGGCCACGCCTGAACAGCCGGTTGCTACTGCCGATGCCAGCCGCGCGCCGATCAAGGTTGACTCATCGGCTCGTCGCCTCCTGGCGGCAAGTGCATGTGCGCCAGCAGTTCTACCGCCTTGCCTTCCGCCTTCGTGCCGGAGACGTCCTCAAGCAGACCGACGAGATCAACCAGTAGGTAGTAGCCGATGTGGTTGAAGTACTCCGCTACGCGCTCCGCCCGCACGCCGGGTTCAACTCGCAGGAGCACTTCGCCGACGTCGAGGCGGCCCTCCACGATGACGATCTCGCCGTCACGTTCGACCACCTTGAACCACGGCGACCGATTCGCCAATCGCCTGAGGAAGTCGACACCTCTCTCGTAGGTCTCTGTGGTAGGGCCTCATCTGTCACATGAGCAAGCTAGTTGTCATCTCATGGCCGCGTGGTGCCGACATAACACTACGCATGGGGACGTCCACGGCAACGTCGTGCAGTCGGTATTGATGGGGACGTGCACGTGCACTCCTCGTCCCTGCCAGATCACCGGGATCCCCGGCTGTTCCTGCTGGGCTTGGTGCCGCTGACAACAGGGCTGGGGCTGTTGATGGTGTTCGTGACATTGGGTGCGTCGATCCCGTCGACGCTGACGGAGCCTTCTGCCAGCACATCGCCGTTTCCCTGGCTGCCCGGCGAGCCCGCGCAAGCGCCTTTCCTGTCCCACGGCTTCGACGACGTGCTGCGCGATGTCGGCCCGCACTGATGATGCGGAAACTGTTGCTGGGACTGGAGATCCCGCGCGTCTTGCGGTACCCGGAGGACGCGCCGCCCAGCGGTGCCCACGAACTCTCGGCGGCCGGTGTCCGGCTCGTCTCCGTGCCGAACACCGGCCACACATCATGATCGACAACATCGAGGGCTTCGCCCGCGCGGTCGCCCAGCAGCGCCTGTCGGTCTGGTCACCGCAGCACCCCCAGCGCCGCGGTGTGTTGCCGTTGCCGCAAGTCGAGCCACTCGGCGACCAGGTCCGCGTGGGCGTCCAGCCAGTCCTGCTGGAGCACGGCGAGACGGGCATAAGCCGTGTCCAGATAGCCGGTCTCCCGCTTGCAGTGCACGTCCGCGCGCACCGCCGGGTCAGTGGCCAGATCGGTGTCGGCGGGCAGGTCGTTCACCAGCTCGCCCGGAGTCCGGGCCTCGACACCGAATCGGTGGACACACCTGCTCCACCGTTCGTTGGCGGTGACGAAGGCCGGATCGTGGTCGAGCTGCTCTCTGGCCTCACGTTCACCCTCGAAGATCCGCAGTCGCAGCTCCACCGCCCGCAGCCGCTGGTTCCCCAGCAGGTGGTGCTCGGCGTCGGCTGCGCAGCCGTTGGCAGGTAGCGACATCGCCAGTCCTCCGCCCCGCGCCTCCACACGTTGGCCGGGATCACCGAACAACGCTCGCACGTACCTCTCGTCCTGCGCGGGCTCAGGAGGCAGTGGTTCGGTCGTGAGGTTCTCGAGCGACTCCAGTCCGAACGGCCGCAGCGCGGCGAGCGCCTCCTCATCGGTGACGTTCTCGGTCGCTGTGACGTAGCTCTGGCCGTGAGCGGCCATACAGCTGGTCACGAGCGCGTCCCGTGCCGCGGCGATTCGCCGGTCCTGGTCACCGGAGAGGTTCATCAGGCGGTACATCGGGGGGACGGCACGAGTCTCAGCCTGCTCGGTGGACGCGACCTGCGGCGCCGAGCCGGACAGGAGCGCGGCCAGAACGACGGTCACCGCGGCCGCGATCCGGTTGCCCCGCCGTTCCGGCGGCAGGACGCCGCCGGAACGCACCTGGTCGCGGTTCAGTTGCTGAGGCATCGCTCAGGAGTCCTGGGCCTCAGGCGCAGCGAACTGATCCTGGCGTGCCACCCGACGTTGTACAGCGAGTTCACGGTGGCACCAGGGTTCACGCAGAAGTGGGCACCGGTGTGGAACTGCCCGTCGTACCAGTGGCTCTCGCGGTCGCTGGAGGAGGAGTTGCTGGCCGCGAACGAGTTGTTGTCGACGGAATAGCCAGCGCCGGCACCACCCGAGAACGTGTCGCCGTTGAAGTGGTTGACGGAGTCGAAGTACTGCTTCCTCGCCGAGGACACGGTGCCCCAGAACAAGCAGTGGTTGCCGATTGCGCAGTTCGCCCCGGCCGCCACCGGGCCCGTGCTCGGCGCCGCCGTTCTCGCCTGGGCCGAACGGCTCGGCTCCGGTGCCGCCGGTTCCGGACCGATGTCCGCGCTCACCGCGAGCGGAGCAACGAGCAGGAGTGCTCCTGCGGCCGCCGCGATGACAGCCTGGCGCCCGAACAGAACGGGAGCGAGTTTCATGAAGATCACCCTCAATTGATTGATCGAAATCGTCTTCCGGTCGACTGACCGCACCGCAGAGACTTCAGTGAAGAAACGTCGGCGAGCAAGGGGCTGCGGTAATCTGGGACGGTGGGACGGGCCCTGAGGCGCTGGGGTGCACAGGCTCAGGACCTGGTGGGATGGGCGTGGGATGCACGAGGACCAGGCGGGGGGGCTGCATGCACACAGCCGAGGTGGAAAGACTCGCCGCATTGCTGCGGACGTTCAAGAACCGCACGGAACGCAGTTACGAGTCTTTGGCCAAACGAACCGGTGTCAGCAGTTCGAGCCTGCATCGCTATTGCAGCGGCACGAAAATTCCAACCGACTACGGTTCGATTCAGCGATTTGCCAAAGAATGCGGCGCGACCCAGGAGGAGCTGCGGGAGCTGCACCGGCTGTGGGTGCTGGCGGATGCCGTGCGGCGTGGACAACCCGAACCCGATGTCGACACGCCGCCAGAGAACACGCCCCCGGAGAACACACCCCCGGAGGAACCGCATCGCTCCCGCCTCCGGCGCCGGCTCGCGGTGATCGGTGTCGCAGCGCTCGTTCTCGTGGTGGGCGGCGTGACCATGTCGCTCCTCAGCGCGGGCAGGCAGACCGGGCCACCGGCGGTGGGCGGCCCGCTGCTGTTGTCCTCCGCCTGCCCACCAGTCGTGAGCATGGGCCA from Lentzea guizhouensis harbors:
- a CDS encoding DUF3885 domain-containing protein translates to MSDDLSVLWQQQWPHCPPLADNLKHVYRDRWVRFHSLPESKRYPDDSSEYDIVLHRYNTVLDELFRGEEVRIVTATWSDGPEPPALPECHSRWHPGACHWTSLRTDEDETDPDFITYIHLYASRVPWRRDLVDDLLRAVADDLTAGVMITSLTFDRIHHPYDGGADILLPTAVDRDAVKHRHTDWLSLHPSGF
- a CDS encoding DUF5984 family protein, translated to MIRFRFRLRPLADVEPWGDRTLHWFALTDGWYWIEVDGHRLFHHPANADVGQPSPVDYYVVRLWEDVQEVLPALLEPVPADLVHLMTSDQDAWYGMAAEDAETALDWYSSHFMYTSYLAASPYILWWRSVADQDTITVDWRHRAGSGSGLDCTVPRRGRATVATEMFLRAVEEFDRELIAAMDQRIADIEAGGLAADIRVDLEQLRHEHRHRAGSLAAAMRRVPATDWTAVREDAARIFSTRTPDVQKPLGWSESQSV